The segment GAGAATTGGCATGAACAGATTCATAGGGACACAAAGATCCAATGGTTTTGGCGCCATGATAAAGCAGATGCAGCTATATGCATTGGCATTAAAATCCAAAATAGAGGCTTGACATGGAACAAAGAGATATAAAAGAAGAAGTAGTTGCGGCGATCAAACAAGTGTATGATCCCGAAATCCCTGTTGATGTGTACGAGTTGGGGTTGATTTATGAAGTCAGCATCCATCCAGTCAATAGCGTGTATGTACTGATGACCTTGACTTCTCCAGCATGTCCATCTGCTGAGGCGATTCCTGATGAAATCAAGCAGAAAATTCAAGAAATTGAAGGGATTGGAGAAGTAAATGTGGAAGTGACATTTGACCCACCTTATGAGACAGATATGATGTCTGAGGCCGCCAAGTTGGAACTCGGATTTATGTAAAAAATATAGTTTACTAGTTACCTAGTTTACATGTTTTCTGGTTGATTACCTATTGAGCAGTAACCAGATCACGAGCTAACTAGTAAACAAGAAAACAAAATAATTAAAATATGTACCCAGAAGAACTAGTAGCCCCCATGAGAGCTGATTTGTCCTCAGCAGGCTTTGAAGAATTAAAAACAGCTGAAGCTGTGACCAAACATTTGACCGATCACGAAGGAACTACGCTTTTGGTAGTGAACTCGGTATGTGGATGTGCGGCAGGAGCAGCCAGACCAGGTGTGAAAATGGCCGTGGCTAAAGGTGCCAAAAAACCCGATCACTTGACTACAGTATTTGCAGGTGTTGATGCCGAGGCAGTACAAAAAGCAAGAGAGTTTACTTTGCCATATCCTCCATCTTCACCTTCTATTGCCCTGTTCAAAGACGGTGAGTTGGTTCACTTTGTAGAAAGACACCATATCGAAGGACGAAGCGCAGAGATGATTGCTGACCACTTGGTAAGTGTGTTTGACGAGTATTGTTAATAGAGATATTTAGAATCTAGAAAATAGACATTAGAGAAGTTTAGTATCTAATGTCTATTTTTATTTAACTTGAAAAGATGGCAAGAACTGAATCCAATATGATGCCGCTCGGCACTGTCGCTCCAAAGTTCAATCTACCCGATACTGTTTCAGGAAAGAATATTACACTGGAAGACCTCAAATCAGAAAAGGGAACACTGGTGATGTTTATTTGTAACCATTGCCCTTATGTGATTCATGTACAGGAGGAACTGGTGAAGATAGCCAAGGAGTACCATGAAAAGGGTGTTGCATTTGTTGCCATTAGTTCCAACGATGTGAACAACTATCCAGAGGATGCTCCAGAATTGATGACTGAGCATGCTCAAAAGTATGATTTTGATTTCCCTTACCTATACGACGAATCACAAGCAGTAGCCAAAGCCTATCAAGCTGCTTGTACGCCTGATTTTTACCTTTTCAATAGTCAAGACAAATGTGTCTATCGCGGCAGGATGGATTCTTCTACACCTGGCAATGGACAAGTAGTAACAGGTGAAGATTTAAGGTCAGCACTCAATAGCCTCATTGCTGGCTTGCCTATCGATAGAGAGCAGCATCCAAGCATGGGATGCAACATCAAGTGGAAGTGATCACCAAATGAAAGTCTAAAGTTGGGTTTTTTGCTTTTACTTGTTCGGTATCAAATAAACTTTCAACTTTACACTTTCGTAACTTTGAACAAACGCAATGTCTGTACACAAATCTGATATCAAGCGCGTCACTACGCACCAACTGCAGGAAATGAAAAATCGTGGGGAAAAAATCTCCATGTTGACTGCCTATGATTACTCGATGGCACGCATACTGGATCAGGCAGGGATTGATGTGTTGTTGGTAGGGGACTCTGCATCCAATGTCATGGCTGGCAATGAAACAACCCTGCCGATTACTTTGGATCAGATGATCTATCATGCCCAAGGTGTGGTCAGAGCGATTAGTAGATCGTTTGTGGTGGTGGATTTGCCATTTGGTAGCTATCAGGGCAACTCTCGTTTGGCTTTGGAGTCTGCAATCAGAATCATGAAAGAATCTGGTGCACACAGTGTCAAGCTCGAAGGAGGCGCAGAAATCAAAGAAAGTGTACTGCGAGTATTGAGCGCAGGAGTGCCTGTCATGGGGCATTTGGGACTGACACCTCAGTCAATTTATAAATTTGGGACTTATACGGTCAGAGCCAAAGAAGAAGAAGAAGCCAATAAGCTGATAGAGGATGCCAAGATTCTTGAAGAATGCGGTTGTTTTGCAATAGTAGTAGAAAAAATACCTAGTGCCTTGGCCAAACGAGTGGCAGAAAGTGTGTCAATTCCTATCATCGGGATCGGGGCAGGTTCAGATGTAGATGGTCAGGTACTTGTGGTTCACGACATGTTGGGAATTACTCAGGAATTTCAACCAAGATTCCTCAGGCAATATGCCAACCTTAGCAAGATCATGCTCGAAGCTACAGAAAACTACATCAGAGATGTAAAGGCCCAGGATTTCCCAAATAAGAAGGAGAGTTATTGAGTTTATTATGATTAAGAAATTTCATCCTATGCCCTGAACACACTTAGAGGCCTGAGTTTGATTCTTAAAGAAGGCTCTTAGACTAAAATAGAGCAAAATGAAAAGGCATTTGATGAAAGGAGCAGAAAACCCTTCAAGGGTTCTCTTTCCAGATCATAGAGAAAACGAATTATATGCCAAAACTCTTCAAATAAACCCTTGAAGGGATACTCAAAATCGAACTCAGGTTAGATGTGTTTTGAGAGAGACCAAGAAAAAAATAGCAGTCATGTCGATTTCAAGTATCCTGATTGCTTTAGAGTAGTTGCATTGAGAACTAAGTTTTCATACCTGATAGTCAAACCCACCCAAAGACATTAAGATAGGTCTAGTTTAGAATTTGAAGAATGACTAAAGAGTAGTTCCTAATAAACTACCCCCCTTTTCAACCAATACCCCAAGTAAAAGCTTCTTACAATCAGTGCTAATACCAAGGGAATGAATGCTTCATTCAATTGCTGAGGCAAAGCTCCGTCGGTGATGATCAATAGGATCAATACGATTCCATATGCATTGAAGTAGTATCTCAACCAGGCAGGTCTTTCCTTCTTGAAAAGCAAAGCCAAAGCGATGAGGTTGAGTGGTGTGGACCAGATCAGGTTCAAATTGTTTTGTGACAGATGGTCTGTCCCAAACCAGAGAAACAATAATGAAAAACCGAGCAGACCTGTTGTACCATACAAAATCACATCAATGAACCGGAAATTTAGGCTGTATTTCAGTCCTCGATGGGTGAAAATGCCTACTACAAAGAAAAGTACCACGAACACATGAAAAGGAGTGATGGGACTTGCTGCACTGGGTTTGTCTGCAGCGATGTTGAGCGTTCTCTTTTGTTTGACCAATGGTTTTATGGTAGAGTCATTTGTTATATGGGCACCGTCCAGGGCTATTTTGAGGTATTCTGGCATGTACATGTAGGCAGGGCCATCTGCCAATCGGTCAATTTCTGATCCCAAACAGTAGTCAATACCAACATCTCCCCATGGTTGTTGACCCAGATATTTGTCCATCAGGTCTCTGTAGCTCATGGAGTCACTGGCATAGTGGTAATTGTACTGCACTTTGCCGGCTAGTACTGTATTGATCACATCACGGATTTTTGTAGCACAATTGTCATAGCAGTAGTTGTAATAGTACTCGGCATTTTCTGGTTTGGCATTTTCCATCAGGACATCGAAAACTTCCTGTTTTTCGGATTGAGTGAGGTCAAGAGTCTGCTCGACAATTGTACGGTTGATCCGCATGTAGTACTTGATTTGACGTGAATAGTTGTTGAGCCCTAGTTTGTAGAGGAGTTTTCCTTTGGCAAAATTGAGGTAGAAGTTGGGCTGATCGAAATCAAATACGCCATAGTTGTAGAAAATATCTATGCTGTTTTGGTCGTCATGAATCCGCAAAGCACTATGTCCAAACGCTGAATACAACTGCTCTTGTCCAGGCCCCATCGTGAGCACACTGACCTCAGCTTCTTCTGAGAGCATGATGCCTTGAGCCCTGACAGATTCAAATGCAAAACAAAGGACAACGAATACCCAAGCGATTTTAACAAGTCTCATATTTTTGGGGAGAATTTTGAGGGTAAATTAACCTGATGCTTTTTTTGAATCAAATTTTAGATGGACTAAAATGCAGGCATTCTTCAAAACTGTGAGACAACTTCAAGATCATATCAATTTACTCTCCAAGCTGGATGCTAAAAAGCTACGAAATGCCTATCAAGTTTGGAAGAGTTATCGCCAGAGTCGTAAGACTGGTGTGCTGGTTCAGCCTGGGTTGCCTTTGAGTGTTGCATTCGAGCCTACCACTTCATGCAACCTGAGGTGTCCCGAATGCCCGAGTGGCTTGAGGTCATTTACCCGACCTACAGGGATGTTGGATCAGCGCTTGTTTGAGGAGTCTATTGATCAGATGAAGTCGCATTTGATTTATCTCACTTTTTATTTTCAGGGAGAGCCATACCTCCATACTAGATTCTTGGATATGGTGCGCTATGCCAGCGATAGGAAAATCTACACTGCGACCAGTACCAATGCTCACTACCTAGATGACAAGAAGGCCGAAGCGACTGTGCGCGCTGGTCTGGATAGATTGGTGATCTCGATAGATGGCACGACTCAGGAGAGTTATGAGAATTATCGTGTAGGAGGTACGTTGACCAAGGTATTAGAAGGTACTCGAAACATGGTCAAATGGAAGAGAGAGCTGAAAAGCAAGACGCCACATTTGATCTTTCAGTTCCTCGTCGTGAAACCCAACGAACATCAGATTGACGATGCAAAAAGGCTCGCCAAAGAAATAGGAGTCAATGAGATCCAGTTCAAAACCGCCCAAATTTACGACTATGAAAACGGTTCGGATCTTATTCCTGAGAATTCTAAATATGCTCGGTATCGCAAAAACTTGCTAGGAAAGTTTGAACTAAAAAACCCTCTCCACAACGAATGCTGGAAGATGTGGCAGGGATGTGTTGTGACTTGGGATGGCAGAGTGGTGCCCTGTTGTTTTGACAAAGATGCCAAGCATCAATTGGGAGATTTGACACAGGACAGCATGAAAAAAATATGGACGGGACATAAATATGTGAATTTTAGAAAAAGCATTTTGCAGTCTCGATCTAATATTGATATTTGTCAAAACTGTAGTGAGGGATTAAAAATTTCGTTAACGGATGGCTAAAAAGAACCTGTATTTTCTGGCGATTGTCCCAGACCAGCCACTGAAAGACCAAGTGCATGAGCTCAAGCTGGAGACTGCACAGCGCTATGGTTCAAAGGCCGCCTTGAAGTCTCCTCCACACATTACCTTGCACATGCCTTTTCAGTGGAGAGATGACAGAGAGGAACAACTCATCGAGGTTTTACAATCTTTTCGTTTCGATAATTACCCGATTGATATCCGGTTGAAAGGTTTTGGATTTTTTCCGCCTAGGGTAATATTCATCTCTGTGGAGGAAAATGAAGCATTGAAGGAGTTGCAAAAACACCTCTGCGACCATATCCGTCGAGAACTCAATGTTTTCAACGCAACCTACAAAGACATGGGTTTTCATCCTCACATGACGATTGCTTTTAGGGATTTGAAAAAGTCCGTTTTCCCTGAGGCGCAGCGGGATTTTGCTCAGCGAGAATTTGCAGACACGATGAAAATTGATGGTTTCACGTTGCTAAAAAACACGGAGAAGCATTGGGAAGAGTGGATGAAATTTTAGTCGTAGTTGAGTTGTTGTTTGACTTGCTTAGCACTTAGTTTTAGACTTTTGTTTCCTTCGTCGGTTTTGACATGTACCAAGTTGACTTGGTCAGGAAATAGGTCAAAGAGAACCGTGTTTTCTACTGTGATAGATTTAAGTTTTTTGATTTTTGGAACTTCGATGAAACAAATGAGTACGTCACCATCCACTTTGGAACCGAGGTAGTTGAGTGACATGGCTTTGTCATTGACTGTGATTTTGAATCGCTTCATTACATAGCTTTGGATCAAAGGATTCAATTCCGTAAAATCTTTGGTGGTCATGATGTTGTAAGACTTGCTCTCATCTTGCTGCATGAGTGCTTGCTCCAAGTCATCGATGAAGATGCGCTGGCTGATTTCTATCGATTGAGATTGGCTGTCATGCTCCAAATTGATCACCGAGACATGAAAATCATGGAGCATGATACCGCTCATATAATTTATTAGCAACACAAATGAATAGATAGTCATGGATATAAATTTTAAAATTATGTTTACAACATACGATCAGGCAAATGTAAATAAAGTTCAGAAAGGCGTCTGGCAATTTATACAAACGGTGAAAGCATAGTAGGATGACGGATTTTGAATTGTATTTTGGGTTGGGTAGAGAACACATCATGGATGTGACTGCCTATGATCATATCTTGTTTGTGATAGCGCTGTGTACGATCTACCAACTATCCGAGTGGAAAAAAGTACTCATATTGGTGACTGCCTTTACCATTGGTCATTCTTTGACTCTGGCTTTGGTGATATTGGATTGGATCAGTGTGGATTCTTCTCTTGTAGAATTCTTGATTCCCGTGACGATACTAGTTACAGCTTTGGGCAACATGATCAAAAGAAACAAGGATTTTA is part of the Reichenbachiella agarivorans genome and harbors:
- a CDS encoding 2'-5' RNA ligase family protein; the encoded protein is MAKKNLYFLAIVPDQPLKDQVHELKLETAQRYGSKAALKSPPHITLHMPFQWRDDREEQLIEVLQSFRFDNYPIDIRLKGFGFFPPRVIFISVEENEALKELQKHLCDHIRRELNVFNATYKDMGFHPHMTIAFRDLKKSVFPEAQRDFAQREFADTMKIDGFTLLKNTEKHWEEWMKF
- a CDS encoding thioredoxin family protein: MARTESNMMPLGTVAPKFNLPDTVSGKNITLEDLKSEKGTLVMFICNHCPYVIHVQEELVKIAKEYHEKGVAFVAISSNDVNNYPEDAPELMTEHAQKYDFDFPYLYDESQAVAKAYQAACTPDFYLFNSQDKCVYRGRMDSSTPGNGQVVTGEDLRSALNSLIAGLPIDREQHPSMGCNIKWK
- a CDS encoding iron-sulfur cluster assembly protein, which codes for MEQRDIKEEVVAAIKQVYDPEIPVDVYELGLIYEVSIHPVNSVYVLMTLTSPACPSAEAIPDEIKQKIQEIEGIGEVNVEVTFDPPYETDMMSEAAKLELGFM
- a CDS encoding radical SAM/SPASM domain-containing protein translates to MQAFFKTVRQLQDHINLLSKLDAKKLRNAYQVWKSYRQSRKTGVLVQPGLPLSVAFEPTTSCNLRCPECPSGLRSFTRPTGMLDQRLFEESIDQMKSHLIYLTFYFQGEPYLHTRFLDMVRYASDRKIYTATSTNAHYLDDKKAEATVRAGLDRLVISIDGTTQESYENYRVGGTLTKVLEGTRNMVKWKRELKSKTPHLIFQFLVVKPNEHQIDDAKRLAKEIGVNEIQFKTAQIYDYENGSDLIPENSKYARYRKNLLGKFELKNPLHNECWKMWQGCVVTWDGRVVPCCFDKDAKHQLGDLTQDSMKKIWTGHKYVNFRKSILQSRSNIDICQNCSEGLKISLTDG
- a CDS encoding DUF4105 domain-containing protein, which encodes MRLVKIAWVFVVLCFAFESVRAQGIMLSEEAEVSVLTMGPGQEQLYSAFGHSALRIHDDQNSIDIFYNYGVFDFDQPNFYLNFAKGKLLYKLGLNNYSRQIKYYMRINRTIVEQTLDLTQSEKQEVFDVLMENAKPENAEYYYNYCYDNCATKIRDVINTVLAGKVQYNYHYASDSMSYRDLMDKYLGQQPWGDVGIDYCLGSEIDRLADGPAYMYMPEYLKIALDGAHITNDSTIKPLVKQKRTLNIAADKPSAASPITPFHVFVVLFFVVGIFTHRGLKYSLNFRFIDVILYGTTGLLGFSLLFLWFGTDHLSQNNLNLIWSTPLNLIALALLFKKERPAWLRYYFNAYGIVLILLIITDGALPQQLNEAFIPLVLALIVRSFYLGYWLKRGVVY
- the panB gene encoding 3-methyl-2-oxobutanoate hydroxymethyltransferase produces the protein MSVHKSDIKRVTTHQLQEMKNRGEKISMLTAYDYSMARILDQAGIDVLLVGDSASNVMAGNETTLPITLDQMIYHAQGVVRAISRSFVVVDLPFGSYQGNSRLALESAIRIMKESGAHSVKLEGGAEIKESVLRVLSAGVPVMGHLGLTPQSIYKFGTYTVRAKEEEEANKLIEDAKILEECGCFAIVVEKIPSALAKRVAESVSIPIIGIGAGSDVDGQVLVVHDMLGITQEFQPRFLRQYANLSKIMLEATENYIRDVKAQDFPNKKESY
- a CDS encoding DUF6702 family protein; amino-acid sequence: MTIYSFVLLINYMSGIMLHDFHVSVINLEHDSQSQSIEISQRIFIDDLEQALMQQDESKSYNIMTTKDFTELNPLIQSYVMKRFKITVNDKAMSLNYLGSKVDGDVLICFIEVPKIKKLKSITVENTVLFDLFPDQVNLVHVKTDEGNKSLKLSAKQVKQQLNYD
- a CDS encoding BrxA/BrxB family bacilliredoxin produces the protein MYPEELVAPMRADLSSAGFEELKTAEAVTKHLTDHEGTTLLVVNSVCGCAAGAARPGVKMAVAKGAKKPDHLTTVFAGVDAEAVQKAREFTLPYPPSSPSIALFKDGELVHFVERHHIEGRSAEMIADHLVSVFDEYC